One Thalassospira marina DNA window includes the following coding sequences:
- the rpoC gene encoding DNA-directed RNA polymerase subunit beta': MNELMKIFGQPQGTQSFDQIRIQIASPERIRSWSFGEIKKPETINYRTFKPERDGLFCARIFGPVKDYECLCGKYKRMKYRGIICEKCGVEVTLAKVRRERMGHIELAAPVAHIWFMKSLPSRLGLLLDMMLKDLERILYFENYVVIEPGLTPLKMGELLSEDQFTTAQEEYGEDSFRAGIGAEAIRDMLAAIDLDDEYEVAKLDLKETNSEAKRKKLVKRLKLIEAFRDSGARPEWMILEVIPVIPPELRPLVPLDGGRFATSDLNDLYRRVINRNNRLKRLIELRAPDIIVRNEKRMLQESVDALFDNGRRGRPITGANKRPLKSMSDMLKGKQGRFRQNLLGKRVDYSGRSVITVGPSLKLHQCGLPKKMALELFKPFVYAKLELYGMATTIKAAKRMVEKERPEVWDILEQVIREHPVMLNRAPTLHRLGIQAFEPTLIEGKAIQLHPLVCTAFNADFDGDQMAVHVPLSLEAQLEARTLMMSTNNILSPASGRPIIVPSQDIVLGLYYISMDGEGEPGEGMSFVDIAEIEQALDSGAVGLHSKINARYHTVDANNEKITIRVQTTPGRMLLSELLPRHPRIPFSTINKLLTKKDISNVIDIVYRHCGQKETVIFADRLMGLGFNWACRAGISFGKDDMVIPDAKEPLVNTTHEKVKEYEQQYQDGLITRGEKYNKVVDAWSQCTDDVSEAMMKGISATKEGNQINSVYMMAHSGARGSAAQMRQLAAMRGLMAKPDGSIIETPIISNFKEGLTVQEYFNSTHGARKGLADTALKTANSGYLTRRLVDVAQDSIITQHDCGTERGLDIAAVVDSGEVIETLSDRILGRYTADAIVDPSTGEEIVGKNEMVVEDHLDLIEKAGVESARIRSVLTCDAETGVCGHCYGRDLARGTTVNIGEAVGVIAAQSIGEPGTQLTMRTFHIGGAAQRGAEVSGVEANFDATVKIKNHAVVTNSKGVNIVMARNLEILLLDKNGRERAKFRVPYGAKLLTEDGAQISRGQKLAEWDPYTLPIITEKEGFVNYVDLIEGTTIREIYDEATGIGAKTVIDWKSQPKASDLKPRVTLRDENGEVINLDNGLEARYFLSVDAILSVENGQKVNAGDVLARIPREGSKTRDITGGLPRVAELFEARKPKEHAIIADIAGRVEFGKDYKNKRRVILHPHDDAGVEPIEYLIPKGKHLAVQEGDFVERGDLLMDGSPVPHDILRVMGVPALADYLVNEIQEVYRLQGVKINDKHIEVIVRQMLQKVEITKPGDTTLLVGEIVDRVDFEAENEKAAREGGDMAEASPVLQGITKASLQTHSFISAASFQETTRVLTEAAVSGKTDTLIGLKENVIVGRLIPAGTGAVMNRFRALASERDRVVQLEAEEEEIGDNFGPQGGSESPSLPAGE, translated from the coding sequence ATGAACGAGTTGATGAAGATCTTCGGGCAGCCTCAGGGCACCCAAAGCTTCGATCAGATCCGCATTCAGATCGCCAGCCCGGAGCGTATCCGTTCCTGGTCTTTTGGTGAAATCAAGAAGCCGGAGACCATCAACTACCGGACTTTCAAACCGGAGCGCGACGGTCTGTTCTGTGCGCGCATTTTTGGTCCGGTTAAGGATTACGAATGCTTGTGCGGCAAGTACAAGCGCATGAAATATCGCGGTATTATCTGCGAAAAATGCGGCGTCGAAGTCACGCTGGCCAAAGTGCGTCGCGAACGCATGGGACATATTGAACTGGCAGCACCTGTTGCGCATATCTGGTTCATGAAATCCCTGCCGAGCCGCCTTGGTCTGTTGCTCGACATGATGCTCAAGGATCTTGAGCGTATTCTCTATTTCGAAAACTATGTCGTTATTGAGCCGGGTCTGACCCCGCTCAAGATGGGTGAACTTCTGAGCGAAGACCAGTTCACCACGGCACAGGAAGAATATGGCGAAGACAGCTTCCGTGCCGGTATCGGTGCAGAAGCCATCCGCGACATGCTTGCTGCGATCGACCTTGATGACGAATACGAAGTCGCCAAGCTCGACCTCAAGGAAACCAACTCGGAAGCCAAGCGCAAGAAGCTGGTCAAGCGTCTGAAGCTGATCGAAGCTTTCCGTGATTCGGGTGCCCGTCCTGAATGGATGATTCTGGAAGTCATTCCGGTCATTCCGCCAGAACTGCGTCCGCTGGTTCCGCTTGATGGTGGTCGTTTCGCAACGTCGGATCTGAACGATCTGTACCGTCGCGTGATCAACCGTAACAACCGTCTGAAACGCCTGATCGAACTGCGTGCGCCCGATATCATCGTGCGTAACGAAAAGCGTATGCTGCAGGAATCGGTCGACGCACTGTTTGACAATGGCCGTCGCGGCCGTCCGATCACGGGTGCCAACAAGCGCCCGCTGAAATCGATGTCCGACATGCTCAAGGGCAAACAGGGTCGTTTCCGTCAGAACCTTCTCGGTAAGCGCGTCGACTATTCCGGTCGTTCCGTTATTACCGTGGGTCCGAGCCTGAAGCTGCACCAGTGCGGCCTGCCGAAGAAAATGGCGCTCGAACTGTTCAAGCCGTTCGTTTATGCGAAGCTTGAATTGTACGGTATGGCGACCACGATCAAGGCTGCCAAACGCATGGTCGAAAAAGAGCGTCCGGAAGTCTGGGATATCCTCGAGCAGGTTATCCGCGAACACCCGGTCATGCTCAACCGTGCGCCGACGCTGCACCGTCTTGGTATCCAGGCATTCGAGCCGACCCTGATCGAAGGTAAGGCAATCCAGCTTCATCCGCTCGTCTGTACAGCTTTTAACGCTGACTTCGACGGCGACCAGATGGCCGTTCACGTGCCGCTGTCGCTCGAAGCCCAGCTCGAAGCCCGTACGCTGATGATGTCGACCAACAACATCCTGTCGCCGGCATCGGGTCGTCCGATTATCGTGCCGTCCCAGGACATCGTGCTTGGTCTGTACTACATCTCGATGGATGGTGAAGGTGAACCCGGCGAAGGCATGTCCTTTGTCGATATCGCCGAAATCGAACAGGCGCTTGATTCCGGTGCAGTTGGTCTGCATTCGAAAATCAATGCCCGTTACCATACTGTCGATGCGAACAACGAAAAGATCACTATTCGTGTTCAGACGACCCCGGGCCGTATGTTGCTCTCGGAACTGTTGCCGCGTCATCCGCGCATTCCGTTCTCGACGATCAACAAGCTGCTGACCAAAAAAGACATCTCGAACGTTATCGACATTGTCTATCGTCACTGCGGCCAGAAAGAGACGGTCATTTTTGCTGACCGCCTGATGGGTCTTGGCTTTAACTGGGCGTGCCGTGCGGGCATTTCCTTTGGTAAGGATGACATGGTCATTCCTGATGCCAAGGAACCGCTGGTCAACACGACCCACGAAAAGGTCAAGGAATACGAACAGCAGTATCAGGACGGCCTGATCACCCGTGGTGAAAAATACAACAAGGTGGTCGACGCCTGGTCGCAATGTACTGACGACGTTTCCGAAGCCATGATGAAGGGCATTTCGGCAACGAAGGAAGGCAACCAGATCAACTCCGTTTACATGATGGCGCACTCCGGTGCCCGTGGTTCTGCCGCCCAGATGCGTCAGCTTGCCGCCATGCGCGGTCTGATGGCAAAGCCGGATGGCTCGATCATTGAAACGCCGATCATTTCCAACTTTAAGGAAGGCCTGACCGTGCAGGAGTACTTCAACTCCACCCACGGTGCCCGTAAGGGGCTGGCCGATACGGCGCTGAAAACGGCAAACTCCGGTTACCTGACCCGTCGTCTCGTTGACGTCGCCCAGGATTCGATCATCACCCAGCATGATTGCGGCACCGAACGGGGCCTCGATATTGCGGCTGTTGTTGACTCGGGTGAAGTTATCGAAACCCTGTCGGATCGTATCCTTGGTCGTTACACCGCTGATGCCATCGTTGATCCGTCAACCGGCGAGGAAATCGTTGGCAAGAACGAAATGGTTGTCGAAGACCATCTCGATCTGATCGAAAAAGCCGGTGTTGAATCCGCGCGTATTCGCTCGGTGCTGACCTGTGATGCCGAAACCGGCGTTTGCGGCCATTGCTATGGTCGTGACCTTGCTCGCGGGACGACTGTCAATATCGGTGAAGCTGTTGGTGTTATCGCCGCACAGTCAATCGGTGAACCGGGTACCCAGCTGACCATGCGTACGTTCCACATTGGTGGTGCCGCGCAGCGTGGTGCGGAAGTTTCCGGTGTCGAAGCCAACTTCGATGCGACCGTCAAGATCAAGAACCATGCTGTGGTGACGAACTCCAAGGGCGTCAACATCGTCATGGCCCGTAACCTGGAAATTCTGCTTCTCGACAAAAATGGTCGTGAACGCGCGAAATTCCGTGTTCCTTACGGTGCGAAGCTGCTGACCGAAGACGGTGCACAGATTTCCCGTGGCCAGAAACTGGCCGAGTGGGATCCGTACACCCTGCCGATCATCACCGAGAAAGAAGGTTTCGTGAACTATGTCGACCTGATCGAAGGGACGACCATTCGCGAAATCTACGACGAAGCAACTGGTATCGGTGCCAAAACGGTTATCGATTGGAAGAGCCAGCCGAAAGCATCCGATCTTAAGCCGCGCGTCACCCTGCGTGACGAAAATGGCGAGGTCATCAACCTGGATAACGGCCTTGAAGCCCGTTACTTCCTGTCGGTTGACGCGATCCTCTCCGTTGAAAACGGTCAGAAGGTCAATGCCGGTGACGTTCTTGCGCGTATCCCGCGTGAAGGTTCGAAAACCCGTGACATCACTGGTGGTCTGCCGCGCGTCGCCGAGCTGTTTGAAGCCCGTAAACCGAAAGAACACGCGATCATCGCCGATATCGCTGGTCGCGTTGAATTCGGTAAGGACTACAAGAACAAGCGTCGTGTCATCCTGCATCCGCATGATGATGCCGGTGTCGAGCCGATCGAATATCTGATCCCGAAAGGCAAGCATCTTGCCGTTCAGGAAGGGGACTTCGTCGAGCGTGGCGACCTCCTGATGGATGGTTCACCGGTTCCGCACGATATCTTGCGCGTTATGGGCGTTCCGGCACTGGCCGACTACCTGGTTAATGAAATCCAGGAAGTTTACCGGTTGCAGGGCGTGAAGATTAACGACAAGCACATCGAAGTCATCGTTCGTCAGATGCTCCAGAAAGTGGAAATCACCAAACCGGGTGACACCACGCTTCTGGTTGGCGAAATTGTCGACCGCGTCGACTTCGAAGCCGAGAACGAAAAAGCTGCCCGTGAAGGCGGCGATATGGCAGAAGCCTCACCGGTCCTCCAGGGGATCACGAAGGCTTCTCTCCAGACGCATTCCTTCATCTCGGCCGCGTCGTTCCAGGAAACCACGCGCGTTCTGACCGAAGCTGCCGTATCGGGTAAAACCGATACGCTGATCGGTCTGAAAGAAAACGTGATCGTGGGTCGTCTGATCCCGGCAGGTACCGGTGCGGTAATGAATCGCTTCCGCGCTCTTGCCAGCGAACGCGACCGTGTGGTCCAGCTCGAAGCTGAAGAGGAAGAAATCGGGGATAACTTCGGTCCGCAGGGCGGTTCCGAGTCCCCAAGCCTCCCGGCTGGCGAGTAA
- the rpsL gene encoding 30S ribosomal protein S12 has product MPTINQLIRKSRSPRSQRDMVPALEACPQKRGVCTRVYTTTPKKPNSALRKVARVRLTNGYEVTSYIPGEGHNLQEHSVVMIRGGRVKDLPGVRYHIIRGTLDTQGVKDRKQRRSKYGAKRPK; this is encoded by the coding sequence ATGCCTACTATTAACCAGCTGATCCGCAAGTCGCGGTCACCGCGCTCGCAGCGCGATATGGTGCCTGCACTGGAAGCATGCCCGCAGAAGCGTGGCGTGTGCACCCGTGTTTACACCACCACCCCGAAGAAGCCGAACTCGGCACTTCGTAAGGTTGCCCGTGTCCGTTTGACTAACGGCTACGAAGTAACCAGCTACATCCCGGGTGAAGGCCACAACCTGCAGGAACACTCCGTCGTCATGATCCGTGGCGGCCGCGTGAAGGACTTGCCGGGTGTTCGTTATCACATTATTCGCGGTACCCTCGATACACAGGGTGTTAAAGACCGTAAGCAGCGTCGTTCGAAATACGGCGCGAAGCGTCCGAAATAA
- the rpsG gene encoding 30S ribosomal protein S7 — MSRRHAAEKREVLPDAKYGDKVLTKFMNGLMLDGKKSAAEKIVYGAFDIMESKGGDPVAQFHEAMDNVKPNVEVRSRRVGGATYQVPVEVRSERRQALAIRWLVDAARKRSETTMIGRLAGELMDAANNRGTAVKKREDTHRMAEANKAFAHYRW, encoded by the coding sequence ATGTCTCGTCGTCACGCTGCTGAGAAGCGCGAAGTACTTCCTGACGCCAAATATGGCGATAAGGTTCTGACCAAATTCATGAATGGTCTGATGCTCGACGGTAAAAAGTCGGCTGCAGAAAAGATCGTTTATGGTGCATTTGACATCATGGAATCCAAAGGCGGCGATCCCGTTGCCCAGTTCCATGAAGCCATGGACAACGTGAAGCCGAACGTCGAAGTTCGCTCGCGTCGTGTTGGCGGTGCGACCTATCAGGTTCCGGTCGAAGTTCGTTCCGAACGTCGTCAGGCACTTGCCATTCGCTGGCTGGTGGACGCAGCGCGCAAGCGTTCCGAAACCACCATGATTGGTCGTCTCGCTGGTGAACTGATGGATGCTGCCAACAACCGTGGCACCGCCGTCAAGAAACGCGAAGACACCCATCGTATGGCCGAAGCCAACAAGGCTTTCGCTCATTATCGCTGGTAA
- the fusA gene encoding elongation factor G, translated as MVQRTPISRYRNIGIMAHIDAGKTTTTERILFYTGKSYKIGEVHDGAATMDWMEQEQERGITITSAATTCFWKDHRINIIDTPGHVDFTIEVERSLRVLDGACAVFDAVSGVEPQTETVWRQADKYHVPRMCFVNKMDRTGADFFRCVEMMKERLGANTAVLQLPIGSEAEFEGVVDLVRNKEIVWKDESLGAEFEYRDVRESLVDQANEYREALIEAAVEFDEEVMEAYLEGDMPSEETLIACIRKGTLASKLVPVLLGTAFKNKGVQPLLDAVIDYMPAPDDITDVRGVKPNTEDEPDSRPLNDEAPFSALAFKIMSDPFVGSLTFIRIYSGVLDAGSYVLNSVKEKKERIGRMLLMHSNNREEIKYACSGDIVALVGMKDTTTGDTLCDPAKPIILERMEFPDPVIEIAVEPKTKADQEKMGLALARLAQEDPSFRVKTDHESGQTVISGMGELHLDIIVDRMKREFKVEANVGAPQVAYRETISQQVDIDYTHKKQSGGSGQFARIKLTFTPGEPGSGFSFTDTVVGGNVPKEYIPGVAKGLESSLPNGVIAGFPVTDLSITLTDGAYHDVDSSVMAFEIAARAAFREGLAKARPKLLEPIMKVEVVTPEEYMGDIIGDLNSRRGQVRDMDSRGIARVVTAFVPLANMFGYVNTLRSMSQGRAQFVMQFDHYADVPQAVADEVRAKSAG; from the coding sequence ATGGTACAACGTACTCCGATCTCTCGGTATCGCAATATCGGCATCATGGCGCACATTGATGCCGGTAAAACCACGACAACCGAGCGAATTCTATTCTACACCGGCAAGTCCTACAAAATCGGCGAAGTCCATGACGGCGCCGCTACGATGGACTGGATGGAACAGGAACAGGAACGCGGCATTACGATTACGTCTGCTGCGACGACCTGCTTCTGGAAAGATCACCGCATTAACATCATCGACACCCCGGGCCACGTTGACTTCACCATTGAAGTTGAACGTTCGCTCCGCGTGCTCGACGGTGCTTGTGCCGTGTTTGACGCAGTTTCCGGCGTTGAGCCGCAGACCGAAACCGTATGGCGCCAGGCTGACAAATACCACGTCCCGCGGATGTGCTTTGTCAACAAGATGGACCGTACCGGCGCGGACTTCTTCCGTTGCGTTGAAATGATGAAAGAACGTCTCGGTGCCAACACGGCTGTGTTGCAGCTGCCGATTGGTTCCGAAGCAGAATTCGAAGGTGTTGTCGATCTGGTTCGCAACAAGGAAATCGTCTGGAAAGACGAATCCCTGGGCGCCGAGTTCGAATACCGCGATGTTCGCGAATCCCTGGTTGACCAGGCGAACGAATATCGTGAAGCCCTGATCGAAGCTGCCGTCGAATTCGACGAAGAAGTCATGGAAGCGTATCTGGAAGGCGACATGCCGTCCGAAGAAACGCTGATCGCCTGTATCCGTAAGGGTACCCTGGCTTCCAAGCTGGTCCCGGTTCTGCTCGGTACTGCGTTCAAGAACAAAGGCGTTCAGCCGCTTCTTGATGCTGTTATCGATTACATGCCGGCTCCGGATGACATCACCGATGTTCGCGGCGTCAAGCCGAACACCGAAGATGAACCCGATTCACGTCCGCTGAATGACGAAGCACCGTTCTCGGCGCTGGCATTCAAGATCATGAGCGACCCGTTTGTTGGTTCTCTGACCTTCATCCGTATTTACTCGGGTGTTCTTGATGCCGGTTCGTACGTTCTGAACTCCGTTAAGGAGAAGAAAGAACGTATCGGTCGTATGCTGCTTATGCATTCAAACAACCGTGAAGAAATCAAATACGCCTGCTCGGGTGACATCGTGGCACTGGTCGGTATGAAAGATACCACCACCGGTGATACGCTTTGCGATCCGGCCAAGCCGATCATTCTGGAACGCATGGAGTTCCCGGATCCCGTTATCGAAATTGCTGTTGAGCCGAAAACCAAGGCTGACCAGGAAAAGATGGGTCTGGCACTCGCACGTCTGGCACAGGAAGATCCGTCTTTCCGCGTCAAGACCGACCACGAATCCGGCCAGACCGTGATTTCGGGCATGGGCGAACTGCACCTCGACATTATCGTCGACCGTATGAAGCGTGAATTCAAGGTCGAAGCTAACGTTGGCGCGCCGCAGGTTGCCTATCGCGAAACCATTTCGCAGCAGGTCGATATCGACTACACCCACAAGAAGCAGTCTGGTGGTTCGGGTCAGTTCGCCCGTATCAAGTTGACCTTCACGCCGGGTGAGCCGGGCAGCGGGTTCTCCTTCACCGATACCGTCGTTGGCGGTAACGTTCCGAAGGAATACATCCCCGGTGTTGCCAAGGGTCTCGAAAGCTCGCTGCCGAATGGCGTTATCGCGGGCTTCCCGGTTACCGACCTTTCCATCACCCTGACCGACGGTGCATACCACGACGTCGACTCCAGCGTGATGGCCTTCGAAATCGCTGCACGTGCCGCCTTCCGTGAAGGTCTCGCAAAAGCTCGCCCGAAGCTTCTCGAGCCGATCATGAAGGTTGAAGTCGTGACCCCTGAAGAATACATGGGCGACATCATTGGCGACCTGAACAGCCGTCGTGGCCAGGTTCGTGACATGGACTCTCGCGGTATCGCGCGCGTCGTCACGGCTTTTGTCCCGCTGGCAAACATGTTCGGTTACGTCAACACGCTGCGTTCCATGTCGCAGGGCCGCGCCCAGTTCGTCATGCAGTTCGATCATTACGCCGACGTGCCGCAGGCTGTCGCGGACGAAGTCCGTGCCAAATCGGCCGGTTAA
- the tuf gene encoding elongation factor Tu, whose translation MAKEKFARTKPHVNVGTVGHVDHGKTTLTAAITKVLAEQGGASFQDYSMIDKAPEEKARGITISTAHVEYETENRHYAHVDCPGHADYVKNMITGAAQMDGGILVVSAADGPMPQTREHILLARQVGVPALVVFMNKVDQVDDEELLELVEMEIRELLSSYDFPGDDIPIVKGSALAALEGRDDEIGKNAILELMKAVDDYIPAPDRPKDRPFLMPIEDVFSISGRGTVVTGRVETGIVKVGEEVEIVGIKATVKTTVTGVEMFRKLLDQGEAGDNIGALLRGTKREDVERGQVLAHVGSINPHTKFQAEAYILTKDEGGRHTPFFSNYRPQFYFRTTDVTGSIELPEGTEMVMPGDNVQMTATLIAPIAMDEGLRFAIREGGRTVGAGVVAKIIE comes from the coding sequence ATGGCTAAAGAAAAATTTGCGCGTACAAAGCCGCACGTCAACGTTGGCACCGTCGGCCACGTTGACCACGGTAAAACCACGCTGACCGCAGCGATCACCAAAGTTCTTGCAGAGCAGGGCGGTGCATCGTTCCAGGACTACAGCATGATCGACAAAGCACCGGAAGAGAAAGCTCGTGGTATCACGATCTCGACCGCGCACGTCGAATATGAAACCGAAAACCGCCACTATGCGCACGTCGATTGCCCGGGCCACGCTGACTATGTGAAGAACATGATCACCGGTGCTGCCCAGATGGACGGTGGCATTCTCGTTGTTTCGGCTGCTGACGGCCCCATGCCGCAGACCCGTGAGCACATCCTGCTTGCACGCCAGGTTGGCGTTCCGGCACTGGTCGTGTTCATGAACAAGGTTGACCAGGTTGACGACGAAGAGCTGCTCGAACTCGTCGAAATGGAAATCCGCGAACTTCTGTCTTCCTACGACTTCCCGGGCGACGATATTCCGATCGTCAAGGGTTCGGCTCTTGCTGCACTTGAAGGTCGTGATGACGAAATCGGCAAGAACGCGATTCTCGAGCTGATGAAAGCCGTTGACGATTACATCCCGGCTCCGGATCGTCCGAAAGACCGTCCGTTCCTGATGCCGATCGAAGACGTGTTCTCGATTTCGGGTCGTGGTACCGTTGTTACCGGCCGTGTTGAAACCGGTATCGTCAAGGTTGGTGAAGAAGTCGAAATCGTCGGCATCAAAGCAACCGTTAAAACCACCGTTACCGGCGTTGAAATGTTCCGCAAGCTGCTCGACCAGGGCGAAGCTGGCGACAACATCGGCGCGCTGCTGCGTGGCACCAAGCGTGAAGACGTCGAACGTGGCCAGGTTCTGGCACATGTTGGCTCGATCAACCCGCACACCAAATTCCAGGCAGAAGCCTACATCCTGACGAAGGATGAAGGTGGCCGTCACACGCCGTTCTTCTCGAACTACCGTCCGCAGTTCTACTTCCGTACGACTGACGTGACCGGTTCGATCGAACTGCCGGAAGGCACCGAAATGGTGATGCCGGGCGACAACGTTCAGATGACCGCCACCCTGATCGCGCCGATCGCGATGGACGAAGGTCTGCGTTTCGCAATCCGTGAAGGCGGTCGTACCGTCGGCGCGGGCGTCGTTGCCAAGATCATCGAATAA
- the rpsJ gene encoding 30S ribosomal protein S10 gives MDSQNIRIRLKAFDHRVLDQSTREIVNTAKRTGAEVRGPIPLPTRIEKYTVLRSPHIDKKSREQFEIRTHKRLLDIVDPTPQTVDALMKLDLAAGVDVEIKL, from the coding sequence ATGGATAGTCAGAACATTCGCATTCGCCTGAAGGCGTTTGACCATCGCGTGCTGGACCAGTCCACGCGCGAGATCGTCAATACGGCGAAGCGCACTGGCGCAGAGGTCCGCGGCCCGATTCCGCTGCCGACCCGCATTGAGAAATACACTGTTCTGCGGTCTCCGCACATTGACAAAAAGTCACGTGAACAGTTCGAAATCCGTACGCACAAGCGTCTTCTCGACATTGTCGACCCGACTCCGCAAACCGTTGATGCTCTGATGAAGCTCGACCTTGCGGCCGGTGTTGACGTCGAGATCAAGCTTTAA
- the rplC gene encoding 50S ribosomal protein L3, translating into MRSGLITQKVGMTRIFTDEGVHIPVTVLKVDNLQVVANRTNDVDGYVAVQLGYGKAKVKNVSKPMRGHFAKAKVEPKAKLVEFRVSEDGLIEVGAELSAAHFLEGQYVDVIGTSIGKGFAGAMKRHNFGGLRASHGVSVSHRSHGSTGQCQDPGRVFKGKKMAGHLGAARVTVQSLKVVSTDADKGLVLVHGAVPGHQGAYVLVKDAVKRAAPEGLPFPAALKGAAPVAEAAAEDKE; encoded by the coding sequence ATGCGTAGTGGACTTATTACCCAGAAAGTCGGCATGACCCGCATCTTCACCGATGAGGGTGTGCATATTCCTGTGACCGTCCTGAAGGTTGATAACCTGCAGGTCGTTGCAAACCGTACCAATGATGTCGACGGTTACGTCGCCGTACAGCTGGGTTACGGCAAGGCAAAAGTTAAAAACGTATCGAAGCCGATGCGTGGTCACTTTGCCAAAGCAAAAGTCGAACCGAAAGCCAAGCTCGTCGAATTCCGCGTCAGCGAAGACGGCCTGATTGAAGTTGGCGCTGAACTTTCAGCCGCTCACTTCCTCGAAGGTCAGTATGTTGACGTTATCGGGACCTCGATCGGTAAAGGTTTTGCCGGTGCGATGAAGCGTCACAACTTCGGTGGTCTGCGTGCGTCGCACGGTGTGTCTGTTTCGCACCGTTCGCATGGTTCCACTGGTCAGTGCCAGGATCCGGGCCGCGTCTTCAAAGGTAAGAAGATGGCTGGTCACCTCGGTGCTGCCCGCGTCACCGTTCAGAGCCTGAAGGTCGTTTCGACCGACGCTGACAAAGGTCTGGTTCTGGTTCACGGTGCTGTTCCGGGTCACCAGGGCGCCTATGTCCTTGTCAAGGATGCCGTGAAACGCGCTGCACCGGAAGGTCTGCCGTTCCCGGCCGCGCTTAAGGGTGCTGCCCCGGTTGCTGAAGCTGCCGCCGAGGATAAGGAATAA
- the rplD gene encoding 50S ribosomal protein L4, producing MKLDVLNLDASSAGNIDLAEEIFGLEVRRDILHRMVTWQLAKRRAGTHKVKEKSEISATTKKFVRQKGSGGARHGSRKAVQFRGGGVAHGPRVRDHSHDLTKKFRKLALKTALSAKAKDGKLVVLDSADFSESKTKALAVAFNKLGWKSALIIDGASVNEGFARAARNIPQIDVLPQVGANVYDILRRDTLVLTKGAVEALEARLK from the coding sequence ATGAAGCTCGACGTATTGAACCTGGACGCTTCCAGCGCCGGCAACATTGATCTTGCAGAAGAGATCTTCGGCCTGGAAGTTCGTCGTGACATTCTTCACCGCATGGTGACCTGGCAGCTGGCGAAACGCCGTGCCGGTACCCACAAGGTTAAAGAAAAAAGCGAAATCTCTGCGACCACGAAAAAGTTCGTTCGCCAGAAGGGCAGTGGCGGTGCACGTCACGGTTCCCGCAAGGCCGTTCAGTTCCGTGGTGGTGGTGTAGCGCATGGTCCGCGCGTTCGTGACCATTCGCACGATCTGACCAAGAAATTCCGCAAGCTCGCGCTGAAAACCGCTCTGTCGGCCAAAGCGAAAGACGGCAAGCTTGTCGTCCTCGACAGCGCGGATTTCTCGGAATCCAAAACCAAGGCTCTGGCCGTTGCTTTTAACAAGCTCGGTTGGAAATCGGCACTCATCATCGACGGTGCATCGGTCAACGAAGGTTTTGCTCGCGCAGCGCGCAACATCCCGCAGATCGACGTTCTGCCGCAGGTTGGTGCCAACGTCTATGACATCCTGCGCCGTGACACCCTGGTGCTGACCAAGGGTGCGGTCGAAGCGTTGGAGGCACGTCTCAAATGA
- a CDS encoding 50S ribosomal protein L23 has protein sequence MTIISKERMYEVIRAPHITEKSTLISEHNAVAFKVAIDATKPEIKAAVEGLFGVKVKAVNTSVVKGKTKRFRGTAGRRSDFKKAMVTLEEGQSIDVTTGI, from the coding sequence ATGACGATCATCAGCAAAGAGCGGATGTACGAAGTCATCCGCGCCCCGCATATTACTGAAAAGTCGACGCTGATTTCTGAACACAACGCTGTTGCGTTCAAAGTCGCTATCGACGCCACCAAGCCGGAAATCAAGGCTGCTGTGGAAGGTCTGTTCGGGGTGAAGGTCAAGGCGGTTAACACCTCAGTGGTGAAAGGCAAGACCAAGCGTTTTCGTGGTACTGCCGGCCGTCGGAGTGATTTCAAGAAAGCGATGGTTACCCTCGAAGAGGGTCAGTCCATCGACGTGACGACGGGAATCTAA